Within Dysgonomonas sp. HDW5A, the genomic segment AAAATGTTTCCGCAATTTTTATGTATGGTTCATTTACCAAAAATGAAGGAGACAAATATTCTGACATCGAATTTTATATCTTTCTAAAAAGCAAAGAAAACTTCTCAGCAGAAAAGTGGGTAAATCAAATTTATCCGGTTGCTCTATATTTCACAAATGAATATGGAAGCGAAGTCGCTATTTTCGAGAATATGATTAGAGGTGAATTTCATTTTTTAAAAACAGATGAAATTGGAATTATAAAATCGTGGGAAGGAATTGTTTCGTTTAGTGATTTTGACCAAATGAACCTCATTGACAAGGACGGACTTTTATCGAAAACGCTTAATCTAATCAAAATAAAATTGCCTGACAGAATAACAAACGAAAATATTTTGTGGTTAAGTCAATCACTATTGAATGTTTTGCTGACAACAAGTAATTTGATTAAACGGGGAGAATTTGCTCACGCTCATCAAAGTTTGTCAAACATCCATAAGTATTTGCTTTGGCTTATCAGGTTAGCAAATCAGCAAACTCAACATTGGGAAAGTCCAACCAAAAATTTAGAAAAAGATATTGAAAAAATTTGGTATTCTGAATATAAAACAACGACATCGGATTCAACCCCGGAAAATTTAAACATAGCGGTTCAAAACTCATTAAAGTTATCAAATACATTATTTGACAAACTGAATGTAGAATCAAAACTGAAGCAAATTCTAAAACGAATTGAATAAAAAACTACCGCTAACATGAGCAGTTTGCCATAATGCGGGATGTATCCTATTTTTCAATGCTCAAAAGTTATTTACCGTCCAACTTCAGTTATTTTCGCTTATAGCTTCCCTGCCGTTTTGAGGGCGGAAGCTCGCAGAATAACTGATTGTCCGATAATAACTTCAGCATAATGGTAGCCTCTGATTCTGGCTACTTCCTAAAACTCTCTTTGTAACCATCTTGCAGTAATTTTTCAATATCCGACGAACGATACAATATCTTACCGCCCAGTTTGATGTATGGGATTCTCCCCTCGTTACGATAATCTTGTAGACTTCTCCTGCTTAGCTTTAGTTTTTTCGAGAGTTCTTCATCCGTATAAAAGCTCTCTCCGTTCAAAGTCGGCTTGCGGAAAGGAAACAATCGCTCCATTAGCGAAGCCAGCCGATCCAATGAAAGAAGAAACGATTTTACACGTTCATTGTTCTCCGATGTGATTAATTGGTTACTCATAATCTTGTTATTATTTTATTGATTTACATGTAATTTAGTTTAACACTTTATATAACTACCCCAACTTGTGATATGAAGCCCATAAGGAGAACTTTCAGACATTAATAGGCAACACTTCATTCCCATTCGAATATACCACCCATTTTCATCTGCATTCATGTCGTAGCAAGAAAAATTTCCTCGCTCCGATTCTTTGTCATAGTTGTACGCAAGCAGATAATAATTGCCATCATATCCCTGAAAGATATACACATCGGGATTAGCGTTGATACTTTCCCATGCTCCCAGCCATTCAGTTGGAAAACCTTGATAGATTTGATATTCTTCCATACTTACAGTTTCTTTCCCTGATGATTGGCTTGTTTACGCTTTTCTTCCACCAATGGAAGAGCTTTTTCTACGTCTTGGGGCTTATAGTAAGTCTTATGATTGATCTGCGAATATGCCAGCGTTCCGTTGTCCCGAAGCGTTTGTAGGGTTCGGGGCGAAATATTCAGGAGCATACATACATCCTGATTATCCAACCATTCACTTTCCTTGTCGCCATACAGACGGCAAAGGTATTCCATCCGGGTAGCGAAACTTTCAAATTTGGAAAGCATCGCCTCAAATGTTTTTGCTTCAATATTTACTATCTCCATATGCACTATATTTTTAAATTATTATTCCTATTTGTTCCAAAAGTAAATCTTTCAATTATCACATTCCAACTGATAGATCCCTTTGCATCCGCATGTTGTATTTTACTCATAAACAGGCAAATTAAACTGTGATAGCTTCATTGTTCTGCTGTGAAGTAAAAAAGAAAAACACAACCTTTAATAAGCATTTAGTCCGGTGGCAGTCAGTGGCGCCGATTTGGCTACAAGAGGCGTCACCTCTCTCTCATTTTTCTTTCTTCCGATACGAAGTAAAGCAGAAATATTTATCCTTCAATGCCTTTTAAATCCGGTGGTAGCTTGTGGCAGGGGTTGTCTATAGTGTAATTCTATTTTTCTCATTTTAAGTGGCAAAAGCAATTTCTATTATGACTAAAATGTGCATTCAAATTTCTAAAAAAGGTACATCGTTTTAATACATTATATTTCGCTTGTATAGTTCAATTAGATGAGCAAAATACAGCAGTCTGCACTGCTCACACATTCGGCACAGTTGAAAGATATTGCAGATTACTTCATACAAACCAACTTTGTTAATACTGGTGACTAATAGTTGTTTATTTGCTGTCGATAATCGGTTTTCCATCTATTGGAGAATCATACTATTTACATTCTAAACATCAATTTCTATGAACAGTAAACAAACTGACAACGGTCAGCAAAAAAAGACAATGCCCGAAGACTGGTCACCTGTACCTTCGGTTGAAAGGAAACCCAGTACCCCAAAATCCAATAATGAAAGCAAAGAAGAACTTCTGAAAGAATTTCTTGGAATGGAGGATTCCAGTGTAGTGGACATTGGAGCAAGTAAAGAGAATGCCAATAGAGGCATCGGACAAAGTATCCAAACAGAAGATGAGATTAATACAAAGGATAGTATGCAAACAGAACCAGTGATAGATACACGTTCCACGGTGAAGCGTATAAGTAGCAAACAACGTAAAGAATCATTGGAGGAATATCAGCAAACATTCCTATCTGTTCCAACCCTCGAAGATCGCAAACCGGTATTTATAAGTCGAGAAATACGTGACAGTCTGGATGAGATTGTCCGTAAGTTGGGTGGACGAAGAATGAGCGTATCGGGCTTTATCGAAAACCTTGCACGCCACCATTTGGAAATTTATCAGGATGACGTTGAGTTATGGAAGAAGCTCTAATGTTTAGCTTCTATCCATTGTAGAGTAAGTCTGTATAGTGTAACGACTTAGCTTTTAATGGAACATTTCATGTTCATTTTAGCGTAGCGAGGTTATGTTTTCATTACATGAAAACCCTCGCTTTGGCTTATCAGCCAAAGGAGAAACCGCTCCCGATGGTCGCAGTTTCAGGGGTCACAGACCCTTTTGTTATTGCTTTTATTAGCAAATAAGAATCGAAAAAATTGAATCAAGACAATCAAGATAAACGAAAAGGAGGACGCCCAAAGAAGAGTTCTATTACTCGGAAAGACAAGACCATTGCTGTCTGCTTTTCCGAGCCGGAGTTCTATGCCATTCGGCATCGGGCTGCGAAAGCAAACCTCCCACTTAGTGTCTATTGTCACGATGCTATCCTGAACGGTGAAATAAAAGAACCGCTCAAAAAAGAAGAATTGGATACGCTTCGAAACCTCTCCAACATGGGAAATAATCTAAATCAATTGGTAAAAACCTCCAAATTTTTAAGTGTAAAGCGGCTTGAAAATATGGCTGTTCCATTATTGGAATCGATCCAAAATATAATAAATAAGCTCTCGGATGATTGGAAAAATAGTAAAAGGACGAAGCTTTAAGGGGTGTATTTCATATGTTTTGGCTGATAAAGATGCAAAGATTTTGGCGAGTGAAGGCGTGTTGGAGGTTGATACAAAATCCATCATCAACAGTTTTTATATGCAAAGTCTGCTGAATCCGAAGCTGTCTAAATGTGTCGGGCATATACCATTAGCATTCTCTCCCGATGACAAAGAGCGGATGACGGATCAGTTTATGGAACGCTTGGCAAAAGAATATATGAAGTTGATGGGCATAGAGAATACGCAATATATCATCGTTCGCCACAGCAATACTTCTCACCCACATTGTCATATTGTATTTAACCGAGTGGATAACGATGGCAAAACTGTCTCCGACAGAAATGACCAATATCGTAACGAAAAGGTATGCAAGCAGTTGAAGGACAAGTATAATCTGACTTATGGGAAAGGTAAGGATAAAGTCAATGTTCAGAAGTTGAAGGGAGCCGAGCAAACCAAGTATGAAATCTACCATGCGATCAAAACGATTCTTCCCAAAGCTAAGAATTGGCAACAGTTTGAAGAAGCTCTCAAACAAAAAGGCATATCTATAGAGTATAAGCGCAAAGGACAAACGGATGAAATACAGGGAATTTCGTTTAAGAAAGGAGAGCATTCGTTCAAAGGTTCGGAAATAGATCGGAAATTCAGCTATTCCAAGTTGAATATAGTGTTCAACGATAGTAGCTATATTCTGGAGCAACAACAAGAGCAACAGACGGCTATTCCAAAAGCAACAGAGACTAATTTGATAGAAAATATTGCTTCGGGGGTTGCCGATGCAGTATCAGGTATAGGTAGTTTGTTTGATATCCAACCATCAAATTACGATATGAATAAAGCCGATGCCTTAAGATTAAAAAAGAAAAAGAAGAAAATCAAGAGACCAAGACTCTAAAACTAATTATTAATCACTTAAAAAAATAAAAGAATATGGCACAATCAGTATCGAACGATGCCCTTTGGGAAAAACTTTCAGAGGTAGATAAGAAGCTGGAAAAATTTTCCGAAATGCAGAAATCATCAAATTTAAGAGATGAGCAGGCAATCATTAAGCCTGATTTTCAGAAAGAAAAAGACGAGATAGTCTCAAAATTAGAAAAGTATATACAAGGACTGGGAACACACTGCGATTCGCATTTCAAAGTTATTCATAAAGATATTGAGCAGTTAGAAAAGGATACGGAAGGAGTATATAAAATTTTGTCTTATATGTCATCAATACTGAAAGAACCCGCAGAACAGCCTGCAATAAAGTCAGATGATAAAAAGTCCTTCTTGAATTTCAAATTATTCAAACTTCGGAAATCGTCTTTATTAATTGCTATTCTTAGCTTGTTGGTATTTATTTTGACACTATTTTGTATGAAACAGCAGAATGATTATGCACTCCTAATGAATGAGTATTATAAGAAAGGAATTGAGTTAACAAGGTAATAAATTGAAGTCAATAACCTGGAAGTTTGTTGATTTCAATATGCGAACTTGTTTTTACTGATTATTTAGGATTATTCGCTAACTTTGGAATTCCAAATTAATTCATTTTAGGAATATTAGCATCTATGATAAGGGAAGCACAAATAGAAGAATTGTTTATAAAAAAGTTACAAGAACTAAAATATACATATCGCAATGATATTCGTGATAAGAATTCTCTTGAGAGTAATTTCCGAGAGAAATTTGAGACTCTGAATAGAGTGAGATTGACAGAGAGTGAATTTGAGCGCTTAAAAGCGGAAATTATAACTCCTGATGTATTTGCAGCTTCAAAATTATTGCGAGACAGGAACTATTTTCAGCGTGAAGATGGGACACCTCTTCATTATACATTGGTAAATATAAAAGACTGGTGCAAAAATGAATATGAGGTTATTAATCAATTGAGAATAAATACAGGAAATAGCAATCAGAGATATGATGTAATTATTCTTATCAATGGTATCCCAGTGGTTCAGATTGAATTGAAAACTCTTGAGATTTCTCCTCGCAAAGCGATGCAACAAATCGTTGATTATAAAAATGATCAGGGAAATGGTTACAATAATACATTGCTTTGCTTTATGCAATTATTTATTGTTAGTAACAGAAGTAATACGTATTATTTCTCTAACAACAAGAATCAGCATTTTAGTTTTAACGCTGATGAACAGTTCTTGCCTGTTTATCAATTTGCTGATGAGCAGAATAAAAAGATTACTCATTTAGATTCTTTTGCTGAAAAGTTTTTACCCAAATGTACATTGGGTGAAATGATTAGTAAATATATGGTTTTGGTGGAAAGTGAACAGAAGCTATTGGTAATGCGTCCGTATCAAATTTATGCCGTAAAAGCTATTGTAAACTGTATTCATCAGAATCGAGGCAATGGCTATATCTGGCATACAACAGGAAGTGGAAAAACACTTACCTCTTTTAAAGCCTCAACATTGTTGAAAGACAATCCAGATGTAGAAAAATGTCTTTTTGTCGTGGATCGTAAAGACTTGGATAGACAAACGCGCGAAGAATTCAATAAGTTTCAAGAGGGAAGTGTTGAAGAAAATACGAATACGGAGACTTTAGTAAGGCGCTTATTATCTACTGATTATGCGGACAAGGTAATTGTGACTACCATTCAGAAATTAGGATTAGCCTTGGATGGAAATAACAAAAGGAATTACAAAGAGCGACTAGAACCGCTAAGTAAAAAGCGAATTGTTTTCATTTTTGATGAATGTCATCGTTCGCAATTTGGTGAAAATCATAAGGCGATTAAAGAATTCTTTCCCAATGCTCAACTCTTTGGTTTCACAGGAACTCCTATTTTTGATGAAAATTCAACTCAAAGTATAAGGGAAGGAGAATATGCCTCCAACAAAACAACCAAAGATATTTTTGAAAAGGAACTTCATGCCTATACGATTACCAATGCAATAGATGACAGAAATGTACTTCGTTTTCATATAGATTATTTTGAAGGGCAAGGTAATATAAAACCTAAAGTTGGAGAAACAATTACCCAACAAGCTATTGTGGAAACTATTATAGAAAAACATAATGCTGCAACTAACTCTAAGCGTTTTAATGCTGTCTTAGCAACAGCCTCTATCAATAATGCGATAGAATACTACAATCTCTTTAAAGAGATTCAGAAACAAAAACAAAAAACAGACAAAGATTTCATTTCACTAAATGTGGCTTGTGTTTTCTCTCCTCCTGCAGAAGGCAATAAAGACATTCAGCAAATTCAGGAAGATTTGGAACAAGAAAAAGAAGACAATAAGCAGAATCCTGATGAAAAAAAAGCAGCTTTAAAAAGTATAATTAAAGATTATAACAAGCAATATGGTACCAATCATAGTATTTATGAATTTGATTTGTATTATCAAGATATACAAAAGCGTATAAAAGATCATAAATATAGCAATTCGGATTATCATCATAAAAATAAGATTGATATTGTAATTGTGGTAGATATGTTACTCACTGGATTTGATTCTAAATATCTAAATACACTTTATGTAGATAAGAATCTAAAATATCATGGCCTGATACAGGCTTTTTCGAGAACTAATCGTGTGCTCAACGATACTAAGCCGTATGGAAACATTTTAGATTTTCGACATCAAGAAACATCCGTAAATGAAGCCATTGCATTATTTTCCGGAGAAAAATCAGATGAAGAGGCTAAGAAAATTTGGCTAGTAGATCCTGCACCGGTAGTAATTGCAAAATACAAAGAAGCTGTGGTTGCTTTGGGTGATTTTATGGCGCAAAATAATTTAGTCTGTGAACCGCAAGCAGTATATAATCTAAAAGGGGATGCAGCCCGAATAGCTTTTGTTAAGAACTTCAAGGAAGTTCAACGTTTAAAAACTCAACTTGATCAATATACAGATTTAGATGAAGACCAAAAAACTGTAATTGAATCAATATTACCAGAAGAAAACCTTCGATCATTCAGAAGCTCATATATAGAAACGGCTAAACAGTTTAGGGAAATACAGCAAAAACAAGGGGATCAAGCTCCTGTCGAAGTGCAACAACTTGACTTTGAGTTCGTACTTTTTGCATCCGCAGTGATTGACTATGATTATATCATGGAATTAATTGCTGATAGTACCCAAAAGAAACCAACTAAGCAAAAACTGACTAAAGGTCAAATTATTAGTTTGCTTAGCTCTAATTCTAATCTGATGGATGAGCAGGAAGATTTGACGGAATATATCAATAGTTTAGATTGGAATAGTGGACAAGATGTAAATTCATTACGTGAAGGTTACGACACTTTCAAAATAGAAAAAAATGAGAAGGAGATAGCAGAGATTGCAAATAGGCACGGGTTGCCGCCATCAATCTTAAAAGATTTTATAGATAAAATTATGCGTCGGATGATTTTTGACGGAGAGAAACTGACTGATTTATTGGAACCTTTAGATTTAAGTTGGAAAGAACGTCGTACAAAAGAACTCGCATTGATGATAGACTTAGTTCCTCATTTGAAAAAACAAGCTCAGGGACGTGAAATATCTGGGTTAGCAGCATACGAATAAGAAAGACAAATGAACCAATCCTGTAAAATATATGAATACAAAACACTTCCTAATCTTGTTACAAGGTTACGAGATGACTTAAATAATTCAGATTTTGTATTACTTTATGCTTACAATGGAACTGGTAAAACTCGACTATCTATGGACTTCAAAGAAAAAGGGAAAGTGAAAAAGGAAGGACAGTCTGATACACTATATTTTAACGCTTTCACGGAAGACCTTTTTTCATGGGATAATGATTTGGAAAACGATACAAATCGTGTCCTCAAAATAAATGCAAGATCAAACTTTTTTAGCGGATTTAGAGAGTTAGCACTGGAAGAGAAAATATTTGCTTATTTGGAGAGATATGCTGAATTTGATTTCAAAATTGACTATGAAAAATGGGAGGTCTCTTTTAGCAAAGTAATTAAAAATCCCATACATAAATCGAATTCAGAAGTACCTGAGTATATCGTTCAGAATAATATAAAAATTTCTCGTGGTGAAGAGAATATATTTATATGGTGTGTTTTTCTTGCTATTTGCGAATTGACTATCGATGGGCAAGAATCTTATAATTGGGTTAAATATATTTATATTGATGATCCAATTTCTTCATTAGATGATAACAATGCAATTGCTGTAGCAAGTGATTTGTCAAAGTTAGTAAGAAGTGGAATTAACAAAGTTAAAACAGTTATTTCTTCTCATCACAACCTCTTTTTTAACGTGATGTGTAATGAGTTAAAGAAAAATAGATGTAAACGTTATTTTCTGCATAAAAATGGAGCTGATGGACATACCTTGCGAGCAACGGATGATGCTCCATTCTTCCACCATGTTGCACTGTTAAGCGAGTTGAAAGATGCGGTTGATTCAGATAAGATCAATACTTATCATTTCAATATGTTACGCAGTATTATGGAAAAAACATCTACATTCTTTGGTTATGATGACTTTTCGAAATGTATTCATGGAGTAGATGATGAAACTCTGTATGCACGTTCATTGAACTTGTTAAGTCATGGAAAATATTCCATTTACGAACCAATAGAAATGGGTATAGACAACAAAGAACTTTTTAAAAACATACTACAAGCATTTCTCGAAAAATATGAATTTTATCTTCCTGAAATACTTGTTGAAGAAACAAAACAATCCAGCCTATTATGACATTACAAGATCAAAAGCAATTGGGTAAAACCCTTTGGGATATAGCAGATCAACTGCGGGGAGCGATGAATGCGGATGATTTCCGTGATTATATGTTGTCATTCCTATTTCTCCGATACTTGTCTGACAACTACGAAGAAGCAGCCAAGAAAGAATTGGGTAGAGATTATCCACAATTAAATGAAGTAGATAAACACACTGCTTTAGGAATATGGTATAAAAATAATGACGCAGACATATTAGATTTTGAAAAACAGATGCGTCGGAAAGTCCATTATGTTATAAAACCAGAATTTTTATGGAGTAATATTGCGGAAATGGCTCGGACTCAAAATGGAGAGTTGTTAGAGACGCTTGAAAATGGTTTTAGATATATTGAAAATGAATCATTTGAAAGTGCTTTTCAAGGTTTATTTTCAGAAATCAATTTGAACTCAGAAAAGCTAGGCAAAATACCTTCTGAAAGAAATAAAAAGCTTTGTGTCATTATTCAGAAAATAGCTGAAGGAATAGCTAAGTTTTCTACCGATACAGATATTTTAGGTGACGCATATGAATATCTTATTGGACAATTTGCTGCTGGTTCTGGAAAAAAAGCAGGAGAATTTTATACACCTCAACAGTTATCTACTATTTTATCTAAAATTGTCATTTTGGATAGCCAAAATCCGGCATTAGGCGAAAAGAATAAATTAGATAAGGTGTTGGACTTTGCCTGTGGATCAGGTTCTTTATTACTGAACGTCCGCAGACAGATGGGCGACAGTAATGGAAGCATAGGCAAAATATATGGACAAGAGAAAAATATCACGACATATAATCTTGCCCGAATGAATATGCTCCTACATGGACTTAAAGATACTGAGTTTGAAATTCATCATGGAGACACCTTATTAAATGACTGGGATATTCTGAATGAGATGAACCCCGCAAAAAAAATGGAATTTGATGCAATTGTTGCTAATCCTCCATTTAGCTTAAAATGGGAGCCTAATGATACATTGGCAGAAGATTTTCGATTTAAAAGTTATGGCATTGCACCAAAATCTGCAGCTGACTTTGCATTTTTATTACACGGTTTTCATTTTCTCTCAGGAGAGGGTACAATGGCGATAATATTGCCACATGGAGTTTTGTTCCGCAGTGGAGCCGAAGAACGTATTCGTACAAAATTACTGAAAGATAATAACATAGATACTGTTATTGGTTTACCTTCTAATTTGTTTTTTTCAACAGGTATTCCGGTTTGTATTTTGGTATTGAAAAAGTGCAAAAAGTTTGAAGATGTCCTTTTCATTAACGCCAGTGAGCATTTTGAGAAGGAGAAAAGACAGAATCGTTTACGAGAAGGTGAAGATGGAAAACCTAATGATATTCAGAAAATAATTGAAACCTACCAATTCAGGAAAGAGGAGGATCGCTACTCTCGAAGAGTTTCATTAGATGAGATTGAGGAGAATGGATATAATCTGAATATATCTCGGTATGTAAGTACCTTTGTAGAAGAAGAACCAGTTGATATTCATGCTGTAATGGCTGAGATCAAAGACCTTGAAGCTAAACGTGCAGAACTTGATAAAGAAATCGAAGTTTATCTCAAAGAATTGGGATTAGTTCCTTAATTTTTTTGCTTTTCTGAAATCCTTAATGCTACAGATTAAGAAAATAAATGTCAACAATGAAAGAAGAAAATAAAAAAAAGGGCTATGTGCCAAATTTGAGATTTCCGCAATTTGAAGGGGAGTGGAAGAAATATAAAGTATCAGATGTTTTAGAGTTCTTTCCAACTAATTCTTTATCATGGGATCAGCTAGAATATGGAACAGATAATATATACAATTTGCATTATGGACTAATTCATAAAGGTCTCCCGACTCAAATAGAACTAGATAAATGCTCTTTACCAAACATTCGGGAGGAATCTGGTCCTAAAAATTATGTTTTTTGTAAAGATGGTGATGTTGCTTTTGCAGATGCATCAGAAGATACAAATGATGTTGGAAAAGTTGTTGAATTCTTAAACTGTAAAAATAGGAATATAGTATGTGGTTTGCATACAATTCATGGTAGAGATAAAAACAATTTAACCATTAAGGGCTTTAAGGGGTATGCTTTTTCTTCGAAAGTATTTCGGCACCAGATTAGAAGACTATCTCAAGGGACAAAAATATATTCAATTAGTTCAAAAAATTTTAAGGATATCTCTATTGGAATTCCTTCGAAAGAAGAACAATATAAAATTGCAACTTTGCTAAGGCTTCTTGATGAACGCACTGCAACCCAAAACAAAATAATAGAGGATTTGAGGTTGTTAAAGAGTACGATAAGCAATCTACTTCTTCGAAACCCAAATTGGAAGAAATATAAGATTAAAGATATTGGAGAATTAGGAAGGGGGCGTGTAATAAGTACAACAGAAATAAAAAGTCAACAAACCCCCAAATATCCCGTATATTCGTCTCAAACATCGAACAATGGAATTATGGGATACCTTGATACATATGCTTTTGAAGGAGAGTATTTAACGTGGACTACTGATGGGGCTAATGCTGGCACCGTGTTTTATCGTAAAGGAAAGTTTAACTGCACCAACGTTTGTGGTACGATAAAAGTTAACGATCAGCACAATCCATATTTTGTTTCACAATGTTTGCAATTGGTTACAAGGAAGTATGTATCAACAGATCTGGCTAATCCAAAACTTATGAATAATACAATGGCTTCGATTGAAATTACTCTCCCTGATAAAGAAACACAAGAATTTATTTCCGACTTGCTTTGGTGCATTGATGAAAAATATAGTCTTGAGAATGAGTTAGTAAGTCGACATATGGATGTGAAAAAATATTTGCTTTCAAATCTGTTTGCTTGATCTATACAAATAAATTGTCTAAAAAACATCGTTTTTCGGTTGACAATAGGTAGAGGTAATCAGTTTCCATTTTAATCTTTTTATCTAATGCCGTGAAAAGGTTTGAAAGACTATTCTGCACTTTAACCTCAGGAATATACATTGGCATAGACTCTACTTCAGAAATGTAATGACGTTTATGGTCACTTGATGTAAGATCAAGAAAAGAGAGGTATTCAAAAACATATTTGATATTTACGTTAGACCCCGAAGTCAATATTTTTATCGCTGATGACTTAACCTTGAATGGAAAATTAACATACTTCAAATCCATAGTAAAGTCATCAAATATTATGCAATCTCCTTTATCATAAATGCCATAGTTCTCAGAGGTATAACCTAATACAAAGGCTTTATTGGCTGTTAATACTGGAATTAGGGATATATCGTTTTGGTAATCTGTATTTTCCACTATATACTTAGTAGGTTGCTCATAATCAAGAATATCTTTTATTCGTTTTGTTTCAGCATTAGACTTGTCAATTTCCGTAAATAGAGTATGTCTTATCGTACTCAAGAGTGAAATATAATCTCTAATTAAAGGACTAACTCACTTTGCATTAAACGGGGAACAGGCTAATGTCAGATTAAAGGATTGTGTTGCTTGTAACTCTTCTGCACTAACAGAAAGTGAATTTGAGGGAATCGTCGGGCTGCATCCAGTATATGGTGCAACAGGCATTATAGCATATTCGTCTCAATACGCTGTGAATGAGGATTCTATTTTAGTTATTAAAGATGGAGCCAGCGTAGGCAGGGTGCAATATGTTACGGGAAAATATTCTGCAATAGGCACTCTCAATTATCTGACAGCAAAGAATGGTTTTTCGCTCAAATACATCTACTACCTTTTACGTTATTTTAATTTTGATAAATACAAAGTAGGCTCCGGCATACCTCATATCTATTTCAAAGACTATGGTAACGAGTTGATCTACTGCCCATCTATCAAGGAACAATATAAAATAGCCCGAATGCTCTCACAGGTGGATAAAAAACTTGATTTAGAGCAAATTTTGTTAGATACCTATTCCTTGCAGAAACAGTATTTGCTAAAAAATATGTTTATATAAAGAGGTTCTGTAATAGATAGATTTTTTGTTTCTGATACACTAAGATTGCGGATTTCTCTAATTCTATCTTTAATATTATTTTGTCGAGTGTATCTGAAATTTCTTTTTGATTCAACAATGATGGCATAGGAATGCAGAAATGAGATAAATCTTTCTTTTGTATATTAGGAAGTCCGCTACCTATGCGCAATGCCATTATCTGAGGTTCATTAGCTTTCAAATAGTGAAAAAGATACCTGTCATCTATATCTTTGTCAATATCATCTAATGTGTAACAATGCCCCCCACTCCAAAAAGGGACTTCATTATACTGTACATATCCACAAGAATTACCTCCTTCACTGATAGATATTGTATTCGCCTTAGTATTATATGAATGATAAAAGCCCGAAGGAGTAATACCTCCATTCATTACATAATATTTATCATCATCCAATAAT encodes:
- a CDS encoding restriction endonuclease subunit S, with amino-acid sequence MKEENKKKGYVPNLRFPQFEGEWKKYKVSDVLEFFPTNSLSWDQLEYGTDNIYNLHYGLIHKGLPTQIELDKCSLPNIREESGPKNYVFCKDGDVAFADASEDTNDVGKVVEFLNCKNRNIVCGLHTIHGRDKNNLTIKGFKGYAFSSKVFRHQIRRLSQGTKIYSISSKNFKDISIGIPSKEEQYKIATLLRLLDERTATQNKIIEDLRLLKSTISNLLLRNPNWKKYKIKDIGELGRGRVISTTEIKSQQTPKYPVYSSQTSNNGIMGYLDTYAFEGEYLTWTTDGANAGTVFYRKGKFNCTNVCGTIKVNDQHNPYFVSQCLQLVTRKYVSTDLANPKLMNNTMASIEITLPDKETQEFISDLLWCIDEKYSLENELVSRHMDVKKYLLSNLFA
- a CDS encoding restriction endonuclease subunit S, with the protein product MSTIRHTLFTEIDKSNAETKRIKDILDYEQPTKYIVENTDYQNDISLIPVLTANKAFVLGYTSENYGIYDKGDCIIFDDFTMDLKYVNFPFKVKSSAIKILTSGSNVNIKYVFEYLSFLDLTSSDHKRHYISEVESMPMYIPEVKVQNSLSNLFTALDKKIKMETDYLYLLSTEKRCFLDNLFV
- a CDS encoding restriction endonuclease subunit S; this translates as MNEDSILVIKDGASVGRVQYVTGKYSAIGTLNYLTAKNGFSLKYIYYLLRYFNFDKYKVGSGIPHIYFKDYGNELIYCPSIKEQYKIARMLSQVDKKLDLEQILLDTYSLQKQYLLKNMFI